A window from Mycolicibacterium tokaiense encodes these proteins:
- a CDS encoding ABC transporter substrate-binding protein, with amino-acid sequence MVLVITGCGSAENSASEAPEGVTITHKFGETVVPADPQRVVTVGWTDQDYVLPFGVVPVASREFFEEYNDYPWVQEATGGTPIPTWGADEIDFEAIAAERPDVIFAIYETIDQQTYDRLSQIAPTVVQSADYADEETPWDVQLLTTGTALGKESEAQDLVAQVQGRIDEAKTANPEFAGKTLVVDFGPESGGHWLLPENDPRRSLFTALGFATQDVDGDVSEEKLDLLNRDVLFVNGATKEQMLASPAFARLPVVTQDRTLYTTFESNLSGALTYSGPDALLYALDVLTPQLANALNGRPVADLADA; translated from the coding sequence ATGGTGCTGGTGATCACCGGGTGCGGTTCTGCGGAGAACTCCGCGAGCGAGGCCCCGGAGGGTGTCACCATCACCCACAAGTTCGGCGAGACCGTCGTCCCCGCCGACCCGCAGCGGGTGGTGACCGTCGGCTGGACTGACCAGGACTACGTGCTGCCCTTCGGTGTCGTGCCGGTGGCCAGCCGCGAGTTCTTCGAGGAGTACAACGATTACCCCTGGGTGCAGGAAGCCACCGGCGGCACGCCCATCCCGACCTGGGGCGCCGACGAGATCGACTTCGAAGCCATCGCTGCAGAGCGCCCCGACGTCATCTTCGCCATCTACGAGACCATCGATCAGCAGACCTACGACCGGCTTTCGCAGATCGCCCCGACGGTGGTCCAGTCCGCGGACTACGCCGACGAGGAGACACCCTGGGATGTGCAGTTGCTGACCACCGGCACGGCGCTGGGCAAGGAGTCCGAAGCCCAGGATCTGGTGGCGCAGGTGCAGGGCCGTATCGACGAGGCCAAGACCGCCAACCCCGAGTTCGCCGGCAAGACGCTGGTGGTCGACTTCGGCCCGGAAAGCGGCGGGCACTGGCTGCTGCCGGAGAACGACCCGCGCCGCTCCCTGTTCACCGCACTGGGTTTCGCCACACAGGACGTCGACGGTGATGTCAGCGAGGAGAAGCTGGACCTGCTCAACCGCGACGTGCTGTTCGTCAACGGCGCCACCAAGGAACAGATGCTGGCCTCGCCGGCCTTCGCGCGGCTGCCCGTGGTCACCCAGGACCGCACCCTCTACACCACTTTCGAGTCGAATCTCAGTGGCGCACTGACCTACAGCGGCCCCGACGCGCTGCTCTACGCCCTCGACGTGCTGACTCCGCAGCTGGCCAATGCCTTGAATGGCCGACCCGTGGCGGATCTGGCCGACGCCTGA
- the pgl gene encoding 6-phosphogluconolactonase — protein sequence MSETVVEKYSDTDELVAAAGDRLVSAITAALAQRGQAAIALTGGGTGIGLLKRVRSAGADIDWSKVHLYWGDERYVPESDDERNDKQAREALLDHIDIPARNVHTMPASDGEFGADIDAAALAYAQVLAANAPDGEPTPRFDVHLLGMGPEGHVNSLFPHTVEAAEKSRFVVGVEDCPKPPPRRITLTFPAVARSREVWLVVSGDGKAEAVAAALGGADPLDWPAAGAVGSEKTVWLLDSGAASQL from the coding sequence ATGAGCGAAACTGTCGTCGAGAAGTACAGCGACACAGACGAACTGGTCGCAGCAGCTGGCGACCGGCTGGTGTCGGCCATCACCGCGGCGCTGGCGCAACGCGGCCAGGCCGCCATTGCCCTGACCGGCGGCGGCACCGGAATCGGGCTGCTCAAGCGGGTCCGCTCGGCGGGCGCGGACATCGACTGGTCCAAGGTGCACCTCTACTGGGGCGACGAGCGCTACGTCCCGGAGTCCGATGACGAGCGCAACGACAAGCAGGCCCGCGAGGCGCTGCTGGATCACATCGACATCCCGGCGCGCAACGTGCACACCATGCCGGCGTCGGACGGGGAGTTCGGCGCCGACATCGACGCCGCGGCGCTGGCGTACGCGCAGGTGCTCGCTGCCAACGCCCCCGACGGTGAGCCCACTCCGCGCTTCGACGTGCACCTGCTGGGGATGGGTCCGGAAGGCCACGTCAACTCACTGTTCCCGCACACCGTCGAGGCCGCGGAGAAGTCCCGGTTCGTAGTAGGCGTCGAGGACTGCCCCAAGCCGCCCCCGCGACGAATCACCTTGACCTTCCCCGCGGTGGCCCGCTCCCGCGAGGTGTGGCTGGTGGTGTCCGGCGACGGCAAGGCCGAGGCGGTGGCTGCTGCCTTGGGCGGTGCCGACCCGCTGGACTGGCCCGCCGCCGGCGCGGTGGGTTCGGAGAAAACCGTCTGGCTACTGGATTCCGGAGCCGCGTCCCAGCTGTAG
- a CDS encoding ATPase: MADRDVSTAATPRPAQQRLRTLAQAALNADVTVGQVDAVLAGLAETLEDLNSSTDNLDATMERFNATISRIDELAPRLLVIVDRLESIVERVERIVGVGEAVVAPISATEGAVRGMLSAVRQRTGL; this comes from the coding sequence ATGGCAGACAGAGACGTCAGCACGGCGGCCACGCCGCGTCCCGCGCAGCAACGACTGCGCACGCTCGCTCAGGCCGCACTCAACGCCGACGTCACGGTGGGACAGGTCGACGCCGTGCTCGCCGGTCTCGCCGAGACGCTGGAGGACCTGAACAGCTCCACCGACAACCTCGACGCGACCATGGAGCGCTTCAACGCCACCATCAGCCGGATCGACGAGCTGGCGCCGCGGCTGCTGGTCATCGTCGACCGGCTGGAGTCCATCGTCGAGCGGGTGGAACGCATTGTCGGCGTCGGCGAAGCCGTGGTGGCCCCCATCTCGGCCACCGAGGGCGCGGTGCGCGGTATGCTCAGCGCGGTCCGGCAGCGCACCGGTCTCTAG
- a CDS encoding ABC transporter ATP-binding protein, whose amino-acid sequence MTVPRLRTERLTIGYDRTTVITDLSVDIPDGRITAIVGPNACGKSTLLRGLARLLKPAGGQVILDGSDISTLHTVEVARRLGLLPQTSIAPEGITVADLVARGRFPHQKVLRQWAAEDAAAVADAMRATNVEALSARLVDELSGGQRQRVWVAMVLAQQTPLLLLDEPTTYLDIAHQVELLDLFAALNREQGRTVVAVLHDLNHACRYADHIIAMKAGHIVAEGDPTDVITEALVSEVYGLACQIIDDPQTGTPLVVPVASPYLRRRR is encoded by the coding sequence ATGACCGTGCCCCGTCTGCGTACCGAGCGCCTCACCATCGGCTACGACCGCACGACCGTCATCACCGACCTGTCGGTGGACATCCCCGACGGTCGGATCACCGCCATCGTGGGTCCCAACGCCTGCGGCAAGTCGACCCTGCTGCGGGGGTTGGCGCGGTTGCTCAAACCCGCTGGTGGACAGGTGATCCTGGACGGCTCCGACATCTCCACCCTGCACACCGTGGAAGTGGCCCGACGGTTGGGCCTGCTCCCCCAGACCTCCATCGCCCCGGAGGGCATCACGGTCGCCGACCTGGTGGCCCGGGGACGCTTCCCGCACCAGAAGGTGTTGCGGCAGTGGGCCGCCGAGGATGCAGCCGCGGTGGCCGACGCGATGCGCGCCACCAACGTCGAGGCCCTGTCGGCCCGGCTGGTCGACGAACTGTCCGGCGGTCAGCGCCAGCGGGTCTGGGTGGCGATGGTGCTCGCCCAGCAGACCCCGCTGCTGCTGCTCGACGAGCCCACCACCTATCTGGACATCGCGCACCAGGTCGAGCTGCTGGATCTGTTCGCGGCCCTGAACCGTGAGCAGGGCCGCACCGTGGTGGCGGTGCTGCACGACCTGAACCACGCCTGCCGCTACGCCGACCACATCATCGCCATGAAGGCCGGACACATTGTCGCCGAAGGTGATCCGACGGACGTGATCACCGAGGCGCTGGTGTCCGAGGTCTACGGGTTGGCCTGCCAGATCATCGACGATCCGCAGACGGGGACTCCGCTGGTGGTGCCGGTGGCGTCACCGTATCTGCGCCGGCGGCGGTGA
- a CDS encoding iron chelate uptake ABC transporter family permease subunit, which yields MVVLTLMCVASLTIGTENVALSTVWQAVTDHRDIGDQWIVHDLRIPRTVLAFLVGLALGLAGALIQAVGRNPLADTEILGINSGAALFVVSAIAFFGVRDVGGYIWFAFGGSLFAMVLVYLVGMTGRRAATPVRVLLSGVAVAAVLDGIAFAVRLRHPRAFDNMRFWDAGALDARGLDISAAISPFILAGVILCVVVARSLNVTALGDDLARSMGATVVRTQVLSLAAVTLLAGAATAGAGPIGFIGLMVPHAVRRFTGPDWRWILAYATVVAPALLLAADIVGRVVIRPAELPAGIVTAFLGAPVLIWLIRRQGAA from the coding sequence GTGGTGGTGCTGACGCTGATGTGTGTGGCCAGCCTGACCATCGGCACCGAGAACGTCGCACTGAGCACGGTGTGGCAGGCCGTCACCGACCACCGCGACATCGGGGACCAGTGGATCGTGCACGATCTCCGGATTCCCCGCACGGTGCTGGCGTTCCTGGTCGGCCTGGCGCTCGGCTTGGCGGGCGCCCTCATCCAGGCAGTGGGGCGCAATCCGCTGGCCGACACCGAGATCCTCGGAATCAACTCCGGCGCAGCGCTGTTCGTGGTGAGTGCGATCGCCTTCTTCGGTGTGCGCGATGTGGGTGGCTACATCTGGTTCGCCTTCGGCGGGTCTTTGTTCGCCATGGTTCTGGTGTACCTGGTGGGTATGACAGGCCGCCGGGCGGCGACCCCGGTGCGGGTACTGCTGTCCGGCGTCGCAGTCGCCGCCGTGCTCGACGGCATCGCCTTCGCCGTCCGCCTGCGCCATCCGCGGGCGTTTGACAACATGCGGTTCTGGGACGCGGGGGCTCTGGATGCCCGCGGCCTGGACATCTCCGCGGCCATCAGCCCGTTCATCCTGGCCGGGGTGATCCTGTGTGTGGTGGTGGCGCGCTCGCTGAACGTCACCGCCCTGGGCGACGACCTGGCGAGGAGCATGGGTGCCACCGTGGTCCGCACCCAGGTGCTGAGCCTGGCCGCGGTAACCCTGCTGGCCGGCGCCGCCACCGCCGGCGCAGGCCCCATCGGATTCATCGGGCTGATGGTGCCGCACGCGGTACGGCGCTTCACCGGACCCGACTGGCGCTGGATCCTGGCCTACGCGACCGTGGTCGCGCCGGCTCTGCTATTAGCAGCCGACATCGTGGGCCGGGTGGTGATCCGGCCCGCCGAGCTCCCCGCGGGCATCGTTACGGCGTTCCTGGGTGCGCCGGTGCTGATCTGGCTGATCCGCAGGCAGGGCGCGGCATGA
- a CDS encoding siderophore-interacting protein, translated as MSFSNATVVATTPLSTRLVRITLDIEDPDALAVTAAADSAVGVYFPGSDEGRNYSVRAQRGARIDVDVVLHATGPGTTWARQAHPGDRVGLDHARSWYRPPVDTDWQLLVTDLSGLPACARIIENLPAAMPTVVIAEVTAQDDLHYLPQRPNVTLTSSVGTGNGHAPSALATLTRDLTLPAGTGYCWFAGEAAESRAVRKYLRSLGWGIERFDVTGYWRVDSATWDAQFALVSDDVVAIYQQALAAGKSDKVAFEEFDEALERAGL; from the coding sequence ATGAGCTTCTCGAACGCCACCGTTGTTGCGACCACCCCGCTGAGCACTCGCCTGGTGCGCATCACGCTCGACATCGAGGACCCCGATGCGTTGGCGGTGACCGCGGCAGCCGATTCGGCCGTCGGCGTCTACTTCCCCGGCTCCGATGAGGGTCGCAACTACTCTGTGCGCGCCCAGCGCGGGGCCCGCATCGACGTCGACGTGGTGCTGCATGCGACTGGCCCTGGCACCACCTGGGCGCGGCAGGCCCACCCCGGCGACCGGGTGGGCCTCGACCACGCCCGCAGCTGGTACCGACCGCCCGTCGACACCGACTGGCAGTTGTTGGTCACCGACTTGTCGGGGCTGCCCGCCTGTGCTCGCATCATCGAGAACCTACCCGCCGCGATGCCGACGGTGGTGATCGCCGAAGTCACCGCCCAGGACGACCTGCACTACCTGCCGCAGCGTCCGAATGTCACGCTCACCTCCTCGGTCGGTACCGGAAACGGCCATGCACCAAGCGCTCTCGCCACTCTGACCCGTGACCTGACCCTGCCGGCCGGCACCGGCTACTGCTGGTTCGCCGGGGAAGCCGCCGAGTCCCGCGCCGTGCGCAAATACCTGCGCAGCCTCGGCTGGGGCATCGAGCGGTTCGATGTCACCGGCTATTGGCGCGTCGACTCCGCGACCTGGGATGCACAGTTCGCACTGGTCAGCGACGACGTGGTGGCGATCTACCAGCAGGCCTTGGCCGCCGGCAAGAGCGACAAGGTGGCCTTCGAGGAGTTCGACGAGGCGCTCGAACGGGCCGGCCTCTGA
- a CDS encoding FecCD family ABC transporter permease, which yields MTVAFARRQCVVRLGGASVRMSLRAVVVVGALLAGAAVLAVVAVGVGKYPVAPADVLGVLAGTNTSFDRVVVLQWRLPRLLMALLVGAALGLSGAVFQALTRNPLGSPDIIGINFGAYTGALAVLATVGVGYYAVAGGALVGALLTAALVYALSYRNGVAGYRLIVVGIGVSAVLNSVNQWIVIKLDFHTAVTASVWQQGTLSGLSWAQVLPMAVCVAMVSAALVALGPQLPILQLGDDAAGALGVRTERVRLMYLAAGVALVAFACAAAGPITFIALAAPQIARRLTATPGVGLVPSAVMGAVLLLIGDVLAQHLLATELPVGAVTVSLGGAYLIYLLVTQARSR from the coding sequence ATGACGGTGGCTTTCGCCCGGCGCCAGTGCGTGGTGCGCCTCGGCGGCGCGTCGGTGCGCATGTCGCTGCGCGCGGTCGTGGTGGTGGGCGCCCTGCTGGCCGGCGCAGCGGTGCTGGCCGTCGTCGCCGTCGGCGTCGGCAAGTACCCGGTGGCACCCGCCGACGTCCTCGGTGTGCTGGCCGGTACCAACACGTCCTTCGACCGGGTGGTGGTTCTCCAGTGGCGCCTGCCGCGGTTGTTGATGGCGCTGCTCGTCGGGGCGGCGCTGGGTCTGTCCGGGGCCGTCTTCCAGGCACTGACGCGAAATCCGTTGGGCAGCCCCGACATCATCGGGATCAACTTCGGTGCCTATACCGGTGCACTGGCGGTCCTGGCGACCGTCGGCGTCGGCTACTACGCGGTGGCCGGCGGCGCGCTGGTGGGTGCGCTGCTCACCGCGGCGCTGGTCTACGCGCTGTCCTACCGCAACGGGGTGGCGGGCTATCGCCTGATCGTGGTCGGCATCGGCGTCAGCGCCGTGCTGAACTCGGTGAACCAGTGGATCGTGATCAAGCTGGACTTCCACACCGCCGTCACCGCGTCGGTGTGGCAGCAGGGCACGCTCAGCGGGCTGAGTTGGGCGCAGGTGCTGCCGATGGCCGTCTGCGTGGCGATGGTGAGCGCAGCCCTGGTGGCGCTGGGCCCGCAGTTGCCGATCCTGCAGCTGGGCGACGACGCCGCGGGCGCACTGGGTGTCCGCACCGAGCGGGTGCGGTTGATGTACCTGGCAGCCGGCGTCGCTCTGGTCGCCTTTGCCTGCGCCGCAGCGGGTCCCATCACGTTCATCGCGCTGGCGGCACCGCAGATCGCGCGGCGCCTCACCGCCACCCCGGGAGTGGGCCTGGTGCCGTCGGCGGTCATGGGTGCGGTGCTGCTGCTGATCGGCGACGTGCTCGCCCAGCATCTGCTCGCCACCGAACTGCCGGTGGGTGCCGTCACCGTGTCCCTGGGCGGCGCCTACCTGATCTACCTGCTCGTCACCCAAGCCAGGAGCCGATGA